CGGATACAATCAAACCGGAGTCTCATTTCCAAAACGATCTGGGGGCAGATTCTCTCGACCTAGTGGAATTAGTAATGGCTTTAGAAGAGGAATTTAAGCTGGAAATCCCCGATGAGGATGCGGAAGGGATTGCTACGGTAGGGGATGCGGTTAAATATATTGAAAGCAAGCAAGCAAACTAATGCCAGAACTGCAACGGGTGGTGGTCACGGGGTTAGGAGCGGTTACTCCCATCGGCAATGACGTGCCCACTTACTGGGAGGGACTCCGCAACGGGCGCAATGGGGTTGCTCCTGTAACTCTGTTTGATACAGAGGGCTTTGCTACGCGCATTGGGGCAGAGGTGAAGGATTTTGACCCCCTAGCGTACCTCGATCGCAAGGAAGCGCGGCGGGTCGATCGGTTTGCCCAATTTGCTATGGCAGCTAGTCTACAGGCGTTAGCGGATGCCCAGCTCCAAATTACCCCCCAAAACTGTTACGACGTGGGCATTATCATTGGCACGGGGATCGGGGGGATTAAGGTACTAGAGGAACAACACGAAATTCTGCG
This genomic interval from Pseudanabaenaceae cyanobacterium SKYG29 contains the following:
- a CDS encoding acyl carrier protein, with the translated sequence MSDTLTRVQTVVAKQLGVEADTIKPESHFQNDLGADSLDLVELVMALEEEFKLEIPDEDAEGIATVGDAVKYIESKQAN